A single window of Pectobacterium parmentieri DNA harbors:
- the rpmI gene encoding 50S ribosomal protein L35, producing the protein MPKIKTVRGAAKRFKKTAGGGFKRKHANLRHILTKKSTKRKRHLRPKGMVSKGDLGLVIACLPYA; encoded by the coding sequence ATGCCAAAGATTAAAACAGTACGTGGCGCCGCTAAACGCTTTAAAAAAACCGCCGGCGGTGGTTTCAAGCGTAAGCATGCTAACCTGCGTCATATTCTGACTAAAAAGTCGACTAAGCGTAAACGTCACCTGCGTCCAAAAGGTATGGTCTCCAAAGGGGATCTGGGCCTTGTTATCGCATGTCTGCCATACGCATAA
- the infC gene encoding translation initiation factor IF-3, translating to MKGGKRVQPARPNRINREIRANEVRLTGVEGEQLGIVSLNEALEKAEEAGVDLVEISPNAEPPVCRIMDYGKFLYEKSKATKEQKKKQKVIQVKEIKFRPGTDDGDYQVKLRNLIRFLEDGDKAKITLRFRGREMAHQQIGIEVLNRVRDDLSELAVVESFPSKIEGRQMIMVLAPKKKQ from the coding sequence ATTAAAGGCGGAAAACGAGTTCAACCGGCGCGTCCTAATCGCATCAACAGAGAGATTCGCGCAAATGAGGTACGCCTGACAGGCGTCGAAGGCGAACAGCTTGGCATCGTAAGTCTAAATGAAGCATTAGAAAAAGCCGAAGAAGCAGGTGTTGATTTAGTTGAAATCAGTCCGAACGCCGAGCCTCCGGTTTGCCGAATTATGGATTACGGCAAGTTCCTTTATGAGAAGAGTAAGGCCACAAAGGAACAGAAGAAAAAACAAAAAGTTATTCAGGTCAAGGAAATCAAATTCCGACCTGGTACCGATGATGGCGACTATCAGGTCAAACTACGCAACCTGATTCGCTTTCTTGAAGATGGTGACAAAGCTAAAATCACATTGCGTTTTCGCGGTCGTGAAATGGCACACCAACAGATTGGTATCGAAGTGCTTAACCGCGTTCGTGACGATCTGAGTGAACTGGCAGTGGTCGAATCCTTCCCATCGAAGATCGAAGGCCGTCAGATGATCATGGTGTTAGCACCGAAGAAGAAACAGTAA
- the thrS gene encoding threonine--tRNA ligase, translating to MPVITLPDGSQRHYDHAVSPLDVALDIGPGLAKACIAGRVDGELVDASDKIDTDAQLAIITAKDEAGLEIIRHSCAHLLGHAIKQLWPDTKMAIGPVIDNGFYYDVDIDRTLTQEDIELLEKRMHELADTDYDVIKKKVSWQEARDAFAARGETYKMAILDENISHDDRPGLYHHEEYVDMCRGPHVPNMRFCHHFKLQKTSGAYWRGDSKNKMLQRIYGTAWADKKQLASYLQRLEEASKRDHRKIGKQLDLYHMQEEAPGMVFWHNDGWTIFRELEAFVRMKLKSYQYQEVKGPFMMDRVMWEKTGHWENYKEAMFTTSSENREYCIKPMNCPGHVQIFNQGLKSYRDLPLRMAEFGSCHRNEPSGSLHGLMRVRGFTQDDAHIFCTEEQVRDEVNSCIKMVYDMYSTFGFEKIVVKLSTRPEKRIGSDDMWDRAEADLAAALTENNIEFAYQPGEGAFYGPKIEFTLHDCLDRAWQCGTVQLDFSLPGRLNASYVGESNERQVPVMIHRAILGSMERFIGILTEEFAGFFPTWLAPVQVVIMNITDSQADYVNELTQKLQEAGIRVKADLRNEKIGFKIREHTLRRVPYMLVCGDKEVEAGKVAVRTRRGKDLGSLDVSEVISKLLQEIRSRSLHQLEV from the coding sequence ATGCCAGTTATCACCCTTCCTGATGGAAGTCAGCGTCACTACGACCACGCCGTTTCTCCCCTGGATGTTGCACTTGATATCGGTCCCGGTCTGGCGAAAGCCTGCATCGCCGGACGCGTCGATGGCGAGTTGGTTGACGCCAGCGATAAAATTGACACCGATGCACAGTTAGCCATCATCACTGCCAAAGATGAAGCGGGTCTGGAGATTATTCGCCACTCTTGCGCGCATCTGTTGGGTCACGCGATCAAGCAACTGTGGCCAGATACCAAAATGGCGATTGGTCCGGTTATCGATAACGGTTTCTACTATGACGTTGACATTGACCGCACTCTGACTCAGGAAGACATTGAGCTGCTCGAAAAGCGTATGCATGAGCTCGCTGACACTGACTATGACGTAATCAAGAAAAAAGTCAGTTGGCAGGAAGCGCGTGACGCGTTCGCTGCACGCGGTGAGACCTACAAAATGGCGATTCTGGATGAAAACATCAGCCACGACGATCGTCCGGGTCTTTATCATCATGAAGAATACGTCGATATGTGCCGTGGTCCGCACGTACCGAATATGCGTTTCTGCCATCATTTCAAATTGCAGAAAACCTCCGGTGCTTACTGGCGTGGCGACAGCAAAAACAAAATGCTGCAGCGCATCTACGGCACCGCATGGGCGGATAAAAAGCAGTTGGCTTCTTACCTGCAACGTCTTGAAGAAGCGTCTAAGCGTGACCATCGCAAGATCGGCAAACAGCTTGACCTGTATCACATGCAGGAAGAAGCGCCAGGTATGGTGTTCTGGCACAACGACGGCTGGACGATCTTCCGTGAGTTGGAAGCGTTTGTACGGATGAAGCTGAAGTCGTACCAGTATCAGGAAGTAAAAGGTCCATTCATGATGGATCGTGTGATGTGGGAAAAAACCGGCCACTGGGAAAACTACAAAGAAGCGATGTTCACGACGTCGTCAGAAAATCGTGAATATTGCATCAAGCCGATGAACTGCCCAGGCCATGTACAGATTTTCAATCAGGGATTGAAATCCTATCGCGATCTGCCGCTGCGTATGGCTGAGTTCGGTAGCTGCCACCGTAATGAACCGTCAGGCTCTCTGCATGGTTTAATGCGTGTGCGCGGCTTCACTCAGGATGATGCACACATCTTCTGTACGGAAGAGCAGGTTCGTGATGAAGTGAATAGCTGCATCAAGATGGTGTATGACATGTATAGCACCTTCGGTTTTGAAAAAATCGTGGTGAAACTGTCTACGCGTCCTGAAAAACGCATTGGTAGCGATGATATGTGGGATCGCGCTGAAGCCGATTTGGCAGCGGCGTTGACTGAAAATAACATCGAATTTGCCTATCAGCCGGGTGAAGGGGCATTCTATGGCCCAAAAATTGAATTTACCTTGCATGACTGTTTGGATCGTGCGTGGCAGTGTGGTACGGTGCAGCTCGACTTTTCATTGCCGGGTCGTCTGAACGCATCCTACGTTGGTGAAAGCAACGAGCGTCAGGTACCGGTTATGATTCACCGGGCTATTTTGGGATCAATGGAGCGTTTCATCGGTATTTTGACCGAAGAATTCGCAGGCTTTTTCCCAACCTGGTTAGCGCCGGTTCAAGTGGTGATTATGAATATCACCGATAGTCAGGCTGATTATGTCAACGAATTGACCCAAAAATTGCAAGAAGCGGGCATTCGTGTGAAAGCAGACTTGAGAAATGAGAAAATAGGCTTTAAAATCCGCGAACACACTTTACGACGCGTTCCCTATATGCTGGTTTGTGGCGACAAAGAGGTCGAGGCAGGAAAAGTTGCTGTCCGCACTCGTCGTGGTAAAGACCTAGGGAGCTTGGATGTCAGTGAAGTTATCAGCAAGCTGCTGCAAGAGATTCGCAGCCGTAGTCTTCATCAATTGGAGGTATAG
- a CDS encoding amino acid permease, with the protein MANAQNNMANDHQELVLKRGLKNRHIQLIALGGAIGTGLFLGISQTIQMAGPSVLLGYAIAGMIAFLIMRQLGEMVVEEPVAGSFSHFAFKYWGDFAGFLAGWNYWAMFILVGMAELTAVGIYIQYWWPETPTWLSAAIFFVLINLINLVNVRMFGETEFWFAIIKVLAIVGMIVFGSWLLLSGNGGETATVRNLWIHGGFMPNGASGLIMAMAVIMFSFGGLELVGITAAEAADPKRSIPQATNQVVYRILIFYIGALSILLSLYPWGNVVSGGSPFVLIFQALNSNIVANVLNVVVLTAALSVYNSGVYCNSRMLYGLAKQGNAPKSLAKVNARGVPVRSIALSALATSLGVAINYLMPGKAFELLMALVVSTLVINWIMICFAHLRFRQAMIEKGVVPAFKAFWYPWGNYLCLVFLAGILVIMLLSPEIRISVVLIPFWIAVIWLGFRFSRKNNAALKSA; encoded by the coding sequence ATGGCAAATGCTCAAAACAACATGGCAAACGATCACCAGGAACTGGTTTTAAAACGAGGGTTGAAAAATCGACATATTCAGTTGATAGCGCTGGGTGGTGCTATCGGTACTGGATTGTTTTTAGGGATATCGCAGACCATCCAAATGGCTGGTCCGTCCGTCTTATTGGGCTATGCGATCGCCGGCATGATTGCATTTCTGATTATGCGGCAACTGGGTGAGATGGTCGTTGAAGAGCCGGTAGCGGGGTCATTCAGCCATTTTGCTTTTAAATACTGGGGCGATTTTGCGGGTTTCCTCGCGGGTTGGAACTACTGGGCGATGTTTATTCTGGTAGGGATGGCAGAGTTGACCGCCGTGGGTATTTATATCCAATACTGGTGGCCTGAGACGCCAACCTGGTTGTCTGCGGCGATCTTCTTTGTACTGATCAACCTGATTAATCTGGTTAATGTGCGGATGTTTGGGGAAACGGAATTTTGGTTCGCCATTATCAAAGTACTTGCCATTGTCGGGATGATTGTCTTTGGCAGTTGGCTGTTGCTGAGTGGCAATGGTGGCGAGACCGCGACGGTGCGTAATTTATGGATCCATGGCGGATTCATGCCGAATGGTGCAAGCGGCTTGATCATGGCGATGGCGGTGATCATGTTTTCATTCGGCGGCCTAGAGTTGGTAGGTATTACAGCCGCAGAAGCAGCCGATCCGAAACGTTCTATCCCTCAGGCGACCAATCAGGTGGTATACCGCATCCTGATTTTCTATATCGGCGCGTTGTCTATTTTATTATCGCTCTATCCATGGGGGAATGTGGTCAGCGGTGGTAGTCCATTTGTCCTTATTTTCCAGGCGCTTAACAGTAATATCGTGGCGAATGTGCTCAACGTGGTGGTTCTGACGGCGGCGCTATCCGTGTATAACAGCGGCGTATACTGCAATAGCCGGATGCTGTACGGTTTGGCAAAACAGGGAAATGCGCCGAAGTCTTTGGCGAAGGTTAACGCACGCGGTGTGCCCGTTCGGTCTATCGCGCTGTCGGCGTTAGCGACATCACTCGGTGTAGCGATTAACTACCTGATGCCAGGCAAAGCCTTTGAGCTGCTGATGGCGCTGGTGGTGTCTACGCTGGTGATTAACTGGATTATGATCTGTTTTGCCCACCTGCGTTTTCGTCAGGCGATGATAGAGAAGGGCGTGGTGCCCGCCTTTAAAGCGTTCTGGTATCCGTGGGGTAACTATCTGTGCTTGGTGTTTCTGGCGGGGATTCTGGTGATTATGCTGCTATCACCGGAGATTCGCATATCGGTCGTGTTAATTCCGTTCTGGATCGCTGTTATTTGGCTTGGTTTCCGTTTCTCCCGCAAAAATAACGCAGCACTGAAGTCGGCATAG
- a CDS encoding YebO family protein: MNILEVVFVLLVVLLAALVWFFVNRASVRANEQVKLLQEIAEQQRQQLALLKKLLPQSVEKSEPETLVAELDRDDVELTFKNVIPER, from the coding sequence GTGAACATACTAGAAGTCGTTTTTGTCTTGCTGGTTGTGCTACTGGCCGCGCTGGTCTGGTTTTTTGTCAATCGGGCGAGCGTCAGAGCAAATGAACAAGTGAAATTGCTGCAAGAGATCGCAGAGCAGCAACGTCAGCAGTTAGCGTTATTGAAAAAATTATTGCCCCAGAGTGTAGAGAAGAGTGAGCCTGAAACGCTTGTCGCTGAGCTCGATCGTGATGATGTGGAGTTAACGTTTAAAAATGTCATTCCCGAACGTTGA
- the kdgR gene encoding DNA-binding transcriptional regulator KdgR: MAIADLDKQPDSVSSVLKVFGILQALGEEREIGITELSQRVMMSKSTVYRFLQTMKSLGYVAQEGESEKYSLTLKLFELGAKALQNVDLIRSADIQMRELSALTRETIHLGALDEDGIVYIHKIDSMYNLRMYSRIGRRNPLHSTAIGKVLLAWRDRGEVEEVLSTVEFTRSTPHTLCSAEDLLNQLDIVREQGFGEDNEEQEEGLRCIAVPVFDRFGVVIAGLSISFPTIRFSEDNKHEYVATLHTAARNISEQMGYHDYPF, from the coding sequence ATGGCTATTGCAGATTTAGATAAACAACCCGATTCCGTGTCGTCCGTTTTAAAGGTTTTTGGTATTTTGCAGGCATTAGGTGAAGAGAGAGAAATTGGTATTACCGAGCTTTCTCAGCGCGTGATGATGTCCAAGAGTACCGTTTACCGCTTCTTGCAGACGATGAAATCCCTGGGCTATGTTGCGCAGGAAGGTGAATCGGAGAAATATTCGCTGACGCTCAAGTTGTTTGAACTTGGTGCAAAAGCATTGCAGAACGTAGATTTAATCCGCAGTGCGGATATACAGATGCGAGAGTTGTCTGCGCTAACGAGGGAAACGATCCACCTCGGCGCGTTGGATGAAGACGGCATCGTTTATATCCACAAAATTGACTCGATGTATAACCTACGCATGTATTCGCGTATTGGTCGTCGTAACCCGCTGCACAGCACTGCAATTGGTAAAGTGCTATTAGCATGGCGCGATCGTGGTGAAGTAGAAGAAGTCCTGTCGACCGTCGAATTCACTCGTAGTACACCGCATACGCTGTGTTCTGCTGAAGATCTTCTTAATCAATTGGATATCGTACGTGAGCAAGGCTTCGGTGAAGATAACGAAGAACAGGAAGAAGGGCTACGTTGTATCGCTGTGCCGGTATTCGACCGCTTCGGTGTTGTGATTGCTGGGCTCAGTATTTCTTTCCCAACCATTCGTTTTTCAGAAGACAATAAACACGAATATGTGGCTACGCTGCACACCGCAGCCAGAAATATTTCTGAGCAGATGGGTTACCACGATTACCCTTTCTGA